A DNA window from Salvia miltiorrhiza cultivar Shanhuang (shh) unplaced genomic scaffold, IMPLAD_Smil_shh fragScaff_scaffold_124_2:::fragment_8:::debris, whole genome shotgun sequence contains the following coding sequences:
- the LOC131002394 gene encoding short-chain dehydrogenase TIC 32 B, chloroplastic-like isoform X1: protein MKAAALLQLLAGIEMKAILKYVAGIAGPSGYGSKTTAQQVADDCFSSMPSSHLTAIVTGATSGIGEETARVLAKRGVRVVIPARDLRKAESVKENIQKESPKAEIIILELNLSSFASIKSFCSHFLSLGLPLHILINNAGIFPHKQEFSEDNIELTFATNYLGHFLLTKMLLEKMVETAGKSSIEGRIVNVSSMCYNSVTSNEFCFTELLNPKRYITGADVEKISGAVHIF, encoded by the exons ATGAAGGCTGCTGCACTATTGCAACTTTTGGCAGGAATCGAAATGAAGGCCATATTGAAATATGTGGCAGGAATTGCTGGACCAAGTGGCTATGGCTCCAAAACTACTGCTCAACAAGTTGCTGATGATTGCTTCTCCTCCATGCCTTCATCTCATCTCACTGCAATAGTCACcg GCGCGACATCGGGCATCGGTGAAGAGACAGCAAGAGTACTTGCCAAGAGAGGTGTGAGAGTGGTAATTCCAGCAAGGGATTTGAGGAAGGCAGAAAGTGTGAAGGAAAATATACAAAAAGAGAGCCCAAAAGCTGAGATAATCATATTGGAGTTAAACTTGAGCTCATTTGCTTCAATCAAAAGCTTTTGCTCTCACTTCTTATCTTTAGGACTGCCTCTACACATCCTTAT AAACAATGCCGGCATATTTCCACACAAGCAGGAATTTTCTGAGGACAATATTGAGCTTACTTTTGCCACAAATTATTTAG GTCATTTTCTGCTGACAAAAATGCTACTGGAGAAAATGGTGGAGACAGCAGGAAAATCAAGTATAGAGGGAAGAATAGTGAATGTCTCCTCTATGTGTTACAATTCAGTGACTAGCAATGAATTTTGCTTCACTGAATTGCTCAATCCAAAAAGGTATATTACAGGGGCGGATGTAGAAAAAATATCTGGTGCGGTgcatattttct
- the LOC131002394 gene encoding short-chain dehydrogenase TIC 32 B, chloroplastic-like isoform X2, producing MKAAALLQLLAGIEMKAILKYVAGIAGPSGYGSKTTAQQVADDCFSSMPSSHLTAIVTGATSGIGEETARVLAKRGVRVVIPARDLRKAESVKENIQKESPKAEIIILELNLSSFASIKSFCSHFLSLGLPLHILINNAGIFPHKQEFSEDNIELTFATNYLGHFLLTKMLLEKMVETAGKSSIEGRIVNVSSMCYNSVTSNEFCFTELLNPKSI from the exons ATGAAGGCTGCTGCACTATTGCAACTTTTGGCAGGAATCGAAATGAAGGCCATATTGAAATATGTGGCAGGAATTGCTGGACCAAGTGGCTATGGCTCCAAAACTACTGCTCAACAAGTTGCTGATGATTGCTTCTCCTCCATGCCTTCATCTCATCTCACTGCAATAGTCACcg GCGCGACATCGGGCATCGGTGAAGAGACAGCAAGAGTACTTGCCAAGAGAGGTGTGAGAGTGGTAATTCCAGCAAGGGATTTGAGGAAGGCAGAAAGTGTGAAGGAAAATATACAAAAAGAGAGCCCAAAAGCTGAGATAATCATATTGGAGTTAAACTTGAGCTCATTTGCTTCAATCAAAAGCTTTTGCTCTCACTTCTTATCTTTAGGACTGCCTCTACACATCCTTAT AAACAATGCCGGCATATTTCCACACAAGCAGGAATTTTCTGAGGACAATATTGAGCTTACTTTTGCCACAAATTATTTAG GTCATTTTCTGCTGACAAAAATGCTACTGGAGAAAATGGTGGAGACAGCAGGAAAATCAAGTATAGAGGGAAGAATAGTGAATGTCTCCTCTATGTGTTACAATTCAGTGACTAGCAATGAATTTTGCTTCACTGAATTGCTCAATCCAAAAAG
- the LOC131002394 gene encoding short-chain dehydrogenase TIC 32 B, chloroplastic-like isoform X3 — translation MKAAALLQLLAGIEMKAILKYVAGIAGPSGYGSKTTAQQVADDCFSSMPSSHLTAIVTGATSGIGEETARVLAKRGVRVVIPARDLRKAESVKENIQKESPKAEIIILELNLSSFASIKSFCSHFLSLGLPLHILINNAGIFPHKQEFSEDNIELTFATNYLGHFLLTKMLLEKMVETAGKSSIEGRIVNVSSMCYNSVTSNEFCFTELLNPKR, via the exons ATGAAGGCTGCTGCACTATTGCAACTTTTGGCAGGAATCGAAATGAAGGCCATATTGAAATATGTGGCAGGAATTGCTGGACCAAGTGGCTATGGCTCCAAAACTACTGCTCAACAAGTTGCTGATGATTGCTTCTCCTCCATGCCTTCATCTCATCTCACTGCAATAGTCACcg GCGCGACATCGGGCATCGGTGAAGAGACAGCAAGAGTACTTGCCAAGAGAGGTGTGAGAGTGGTAATTCCAGCAAGGGATTTGAGGAAGGCAGAAAGTGTGAAGGAAAATATACAAAAAGAGAGCCCAAAAGCTGAGATAATCATATTGGAGTTAAACTTGAGCTCATTTGCTTCAATCAAAAGCTTTTGCTCTCACTTCTTATCTTTAGGACTGCCTCTACACATCCTTAT AAACAATGCCGGCATATTTCCACACAAGCAGGAATTTTCTGAGGACAATATTGAGCTTACTTTTGCCACAAATTATTTAG GTCATTTTCTGCTGACAAAAATGCTACTGGAGAAAATGGTGGAGACAGCAGGAAAATCAAGTATAGAGGGAAGAATAGTGAATGTCTCCTCTATGTGTTACAATTCAGTGACTAGCAATGAATTTTGCTTCACTGAATTGCTCAATCCAAAAAG